Within the Aeromicrobium sp. Root236 genome, the region GCGCGGGACCGCCCGCGATCGCATTCACCCGGTCGACGAACGGGATGCCGGGGAAGATCTCGCGCTGGTCGGTCGTCTGGTTGGCACCGGTGCCGCGCAGGCGCGAGGGACGGTCGGCGGTCACTGCGAGCACCGGGACATTGGCGTGCTTGGCCTCGAGCATCGCCGGGTGCAGGTTGGCGACCGCGGTGCCGGACGTCGTGACGACGGGGACGAGGCGCCGCGATGCCTTCGCGAGACCGAGCGCGAGGAAGCCGGCCTCGCGCTCGTCGACGCGTACGTGGAGGCGGATCAGTCCCTGCTCGTCGGCTGCCGCAAGCGCCAGGGCCAGCGGGCCAGACCGGGATCCGGGTGCGAGCACGGCGTCGGTCACACGGTGGGCGAGCAGCACGCCGATCAGGTCACGGGCGGTGGACGTCGCACTCATGGGAGCACCGCGCGTACGGCCGACAGCCGCGCCTGCCAGCGGGCATCGGTCTCACCGTCGGCGGCCACCGAGTCGTACGCCGCGGGGTCGAGCACCTGCCGACCGACGGGGAGGTACCCGTCGACGGGCCTCAGCGGCTGGGCCACGACGTCACCGGCGAGGAGGGACGTGGTGGCGAGGCCACAGGCGTAGGGCAGCTCCGGCAGCGCGGCGGCGAGGGCGAGGCCCGCGGCGAGGCCGATCGACGTCTCGACGGCGCTGGACACGACGACCGGCAGGCCGATCTGCTCGGCGATCCGCAGGCACGCGTGGACCCCGCCGAGGGGTGCGACCTTGAGCACCGCGATGTCGGCGGCCTCGAGCTCGACGACGCGGAACGGGTCGTCGGCGCGGCGGATCGACTCGTCGGCGGCGATTGGCACGCCGACCTTGCGGCGTACTGTCGCGAGGTCCTCGACCGATGCGCAGGGCTGCTCGACGTACTCGAGCCCGTGGGCGGCGAGGTTGAGCGCCGCGATCGCGCTGGTCGCCGCGTCGACGGACCAGCCACCGTTGGCGTCGACGCGGATGCTGCCCCGCGGCCCGATCGCCTCGCGGACGGCTTCAACACGCTCGATGTCGTCGGCCAGGGTCTGGCCCTTCTCGGCGACCTTGACCTTGGCGGTCGCGCACCCGCTGCTGCGCACGATCGCCTGCGCCTGCTCGGGGCCGACGGCGGGCACGGTGCAGTTGACCGCCACCTGCATACGTACGGGAGTCGGCCAGTCACGCTCGGCCGAGTCGAGGGCGGCGGCGAGCCAGGGCGCGCTCTCGCGGGCGTCGTAGTCGAGGAACGGGCTGAACTCGGCCCAGCCCGCGGGACCCTCGACGAGCATTCCTTCGCGCCGGTCGATGCCACGGAACCGCGTGGGCATCTCGATGGCGTACGTACGGAACTGCACGAGTTGAACCCTAGCCTCGCCGCCGTACTGTCGAAGCATGAGCCGAATCGCCATCGTCGGAGGCCACGGCAAGATCGCCCGCCTCCTCATCCCGTTGCTCGTCGACGCCGGCCACCAGCCCGTGGCGCTCGTCCGCAACCCCGACTACTCCGCCGAGCTCGAGGGCCTGGGTGCCGAGGTCGGCATCCTCGACATCGAGCGGGACGGCGCCGACGCGTTCGCGGAGGCGTTCGCCGGCGCCGATGCCGTCGTGTTCGCAGCCGGCGGCGGTCCCGACGGCAACATCGAGCGCAAGCGGACGGTCGACCTCGGGGGCTCGCTCAAGTCGATCGAGGGAGCACGCGCGGCCGGTGTCAGCCGGTTCGTCCAGGTCTCGGCGATCGGCGTCGACCGGCCGGTCGGCGCGGACGCCGGCGACGTCTGGACGGCGTACGTCGAGGCCAAGCGGGACGCCGACGTCGCGCTGCGTGACAGTGACCTGGACTGGACGATCATCCGGCCCGGCGGCCTGACCGACGACGCGCCAACGGGGCACGTCGAGCTCGCCGAGACCGTCGAGCGCGGGCAGGTGCCCCGTGCGGACGTCGCGGCCGTGATCGTCGCGGCGCTCGACGAGCCGGCCACGATCAACCGCCAGTGGGAGCTCGTCAGCGGCGAGCACCCGATCGACGACGCCATCGCCGGGGCGGTGGCATAGGGGCTTGCTGCGTTCGGCGATGACCCAGGTCGAACCGTCCTGCGTCGGCGGTGACCCAGGTCGAACCGTCCTGCGTCGGCGGTGACCCAGGTCGAACCGTCCTGCGTCGGCGGTGACCTAGGTCGAACCTTCGGGCTCTGCGTTCGACCAGGCTCACCACCCCTCGCCCGGCGCGGTCAGCTCACCGCCCTGCGGCGCGCCTCAAGGCCTCACGGTCCAGCTTGCCACCGGGCAGCAGGGGGAGGGCGTCGAGCAGCACGACCTCGCGGGGCGCCCACGTACGCGGCAGCCCCGCCTCTTCGACGCGGTCGCGCAGCTCGTCGAGCCGCAGCCCGTCGAGGCACACGGCGTCGTCGGGCACGAGGAAGGCCACGACGCGCGAGCCCCACTCCTCGTCGGGCACGCCGAGGGCCACCGCATCGCGCACCCCTTCGTACGTCCGCAAGGCCGCCGTCACCGCTGGGAGCGGGATGTTGACCCCACCGCTGATCACGACGTCGTCGACCCGGCCGGTGATGCGCAGCCGGCCGTCGCCATCGATCGACCCGAGGTCGGCCGTCGAGAACCAGCCGTCGTGCAGCACCTCGGCGGTCGCCTCCGGATCGGCGTAGCCGTCGAACAGCACCGGACCGGCGAGCTGCACCTGCCCGGCGTCGTCGATCCGCACCTGCACGCCGTCGAGCGGCAGCCCGTCGTAGACGCAGCCACCGCAGGTCTCGGTCATGCCGTACGTGCGCACGACCTCGACCCCTGCGGAGCGGAGCGCCTCGAGCAGCTCCGGCGGCACGGCCGCACCACCGATCAGCAGCGCGTCAAGACTCGTGAGCACGTCGACCTCGCCGGACTCGACGAGCCGGTGCGCCTGGGTCGGCACGAGCGACGCGTAGCGACGGTCACCGGGGATCGCGGCGATCGCCTCGGCGAGCGACGCGTGCTCGTCGGCGTACGCGGGCTCGAGGCCGGCGACTGCCGAACGTACGAGGACCTGCAGGCCGCCGACGCCGGTCACCGGCATCGCCTGCAGCCAGCCCCCGGGTCCGCCGAGCCGGTCGAGGCTCGCGTGCGCCGAGGCCAGCACGGCGCGGTGGGACAGCACGACGTCCTTGGGCTCCCCGGTGCTGCCGGACGTACGGATGACGAGCGGGTCGCCACCCTCGCTCACCCACTGCTTCAGCAGTGCGTACACCTCACGCGGCGTCCCGGCCACGGGACGCAAGCCGGTCACTCGGGCTCCCCCGGCTCGGCCGGCGCGTCGAGCGGCCGCTTGAAGTACATCCAGGGGAACCACAGCGCACCGATGCGCTCCCAGCCCTTGGCCTCGAGGTCCTTGGCCTTGCGGCTGCCGATCACGGCCCGCTTGTGCTCCCACTGCACCGGCGACTTCTCGACGTCGTGGAACAGCGGCCCGTAACCGGTCGAGTGCCACCCGTGCCGGCCCCACGCGTTGAGCACGTCGATCTCGTTGAACGCGGTGAGGCCCACGAGCTGCCGCTGCTCTGCCGTGCCGGGAATGGGCTCCGGTCGATGCCCGCCGAAACGCTGCTGGGCGGCCTGGCGGCTCATCCCGAGCGCCGAGCCGATCGCCTCCCAGCTCCAGCCCGCGGCGCGCGCCGACGTCACGGCCGAACGCAGCAGGCGGCCGGCTTCCTCGTGCGCACGGTGCGTGAGCACGACAAGATCGAGGTGCGCCTGCGGCTCGCTCTCGAGGCGACGCTCGATCGTCGGGTCGAGCCGGGCGATGGCACGACCGATCAGGTCCGAGAAGTCCGCGTCGTTGATCGCCATGCTGTCAACGCTAGCTTGACGCCCAAGGCGCGTCAACTCGAAGTTGACAGCGAGGCAGGTGGCAGACTGATCGATCGTGACCACCCCTTCGCTCTCACCCGCCCAGCTCTGGGTCGCCGGCGCCAGGCCCCGCACCCTGCCGGCCGCCATCGCGCCGGTCCTGGCCGGCACCGGCGCCGCCGCGTTCGCCGAGTCGTTCGTCTGGTGGAAGGCGCTGCTCGCGCTCGGGGTGTCGCTCTCGCTGCAGATCGGCGTCAACTACGCCAACGACTACTCCGACGGCATCAAGGGCACCGACAACGACCGCGTGGGTCCCCTGCGGCTCGTCGGGTCCGGCCTGGTGCCGGCGGCGTCGGTCAAGCGCGCCGCCCTGCTGTTCCTGGCGCTCGGCGCCGCGTTCGGCTTCGCCCTGGCCGCGACCTCGAGCTGGTGGCTCCTGCTCGTGGGCGTCGCGGCGATCGGCGCGGCCTGGACCTACACCGGAGGGCCCACACCGTACGGCTATCGCGCGCTCGGCGAGGTCAGCGTGTTCGTGTTCTTCGGCCTCGTCGCGGTGCTCGGCACGGCGTACGTCCAGACCGAGGAGATCACCGGGCTCGCGGTCGCCTGCTCGATCGGCGTCGGAGCGCTCGCCTGCGCGATCCTCGTGGCCAACAACCTGCGCGACATCCCGACCGACTCGGTCACCGGCAAGAAGACCCTGGCGGTCGTGCTGGGCGACACGTGGACCCGGCGGTTCTACTCGTTCCTCCTGCTCGTCGCGGTGGCGTCGCTCATCTGGGCGTCGGTGTTCACGCTCTGGGCGCTGCTCGGCCTCGCGATGACGCCGCTGGCCGTACGCGCTCGCCAAACCGTCGCGTCCGGCGCCAAGGGCATGGCCCTCATCCCCGTGCTGCGCGACACCGGCCTCGCCGAGCTCGTGTACGCCGTCGGGCTCGCACTCGGGCTGTTCATCGGGGCCTGACGTGCTGCGCGTCGCGGTGCTCGCCGACACCCACGCTCCGCGCTTCTGGAAGTCGATGCCGCCGGCCGTCGCCGAGCAGCTCACCGACGTCGACGTCATCCTGCACGCCGGCGACGTCTGCGTGCCGAGCGTGCTCGACGAGCTCAGCGCGTACGCCCCGGTGCACGTCGTGCTCGGCAACAACGACGGGCCCGACGTCGCCGCGTGGGGCGCACCGGAGACCTTGGAGCTCGACCTCGACGGGCTCCACGTCGCCATGATCCACATCAGCGGCGACAAGGTCGGGCGGGCCGCTCGTATGCGTGGCCGGTTCCCCGACGCGGACCTCGTCGTGTTCGGCCACTCGCACATCCCGTGGGACACCGAGCAGGACGGTCAGCGGCTGTTCAACCCCGGCTCGCCGACGGACAAGCGCCGGCAGCCACGAGGCACGATGGGCCGGCTCGTGGTCGACGCCGGCGTGCTGGTGTCGGCCGAGATCATTCCACTGAGCTAGCGCCGAAGGCTCTGACACCGGTTCCTAGGGAGGCCGTCCACGGCCGACCGGTGGGGGTCCCCCCGCGAGCTCTGCGAGCAGGGGGAGGGAGCGCAGCGACCGAAGGACGGTCACACCGTAGGCAGGATGCCCGTCTTGTCGAACTCGGCGAGGGCCGCGGCGTACGGGACGATGTCGAGTCCGTGCGAGGCCAGCCACCCGTCGTCGTAGTAGGTGTGGCCGTAGCGTTCACCGCCGTCACACAGCAACGTCACGACGCTGCCGGTCTCGCCGGCGGCGCGCATCTCGCCGATGAGCTGCAGCGTCGCCCAGATGTTGGTGCCGGTCGACCCGCCGACGCGTCGGCCCAGGATGCCGGAGAGCCAGCGCATCGCGGCTATCGATGCGGCATCCGGGACGTGGACCATGTCGTCGATGACACCGCCGACGAACGACTTCTCGACCCGCATGCGGCCGATGCCCTCGATCCGCGAGGGCTGGTCCGTCGTGACGTCGGAACGGTCGGCCTCCCAGCCGCCGTAGAACGCCGAGTTCTCGGGGTCGGCGACGACGACACGGGTGTCGTGGCGGCGATAGCGGACGAACCGGCCGATCGTGGCCGACGTGCCGCCGGTGCCCGCACCCACGACGATGAGACTCGGGCACGGGTGCGGCTCCGCGGCCAGCTGCTCGAAGATCGACTCGGCGATGTTGTTGTTGCCTCGCCAGTCCGTCGCCCGCTCCGCGAACGTGAACTGGTCCATGAAGTGCCCGCCGCACCCGCTCGCCAGCTCCTGGGCGACGTCGTAGATCGTGCCCGGGTCGTCGACGAGGTGGCACTGTCCGCCGTAGAACTCGATGAGGTCGATCTTCTCGGGACTCGTGGTGGCCGGCATGACCGCGACGAACGGCAGGCCGATCAGGCGCGCGAAGTAGGCCTCGCTGACCGCGGTCGACCCGCTCGACGCCTCGATGACGGTCGTGTCCGGCTTGAGCCAGCCGTTGCACAGGGCGTACAGGAACAGCGATCGGGCCAGCCGGTGCTTGAGGCTGCCGGTGGGGTGGATCGACTCGTCCTTGAGGTAGAGGTCGATGCCCGGGACCGGGATCGGCAGGACGTGCAGGTGGGTGTCGGCGCTGCGATTGGCGTCGGCGTCGACCCGGCGGATGGCCTCCGCGATCCAGGCGCGGCTCTCAGTCGACGTCTTCGGCATGGCGCGACTCCTCGATGCGGCGCGTCATGCGCTCGGCTCGCTCCTGGACGTTCTGGGCGAGCTTGTCGCGCAGCCCCGCGAGCACGAAGATCGAGATCACCGAGGACAGCACGAGCGAGATCAGCAGGACCAGGAGCGACGTGAGGTTGCCCCACTCGACCCAGATCGACGCGATCAGCCAGACCACCCCGAACGTCGCCCCGAACACGGCGAGGCGGGCGAGCGTGTAGGTCCAGAAAGCCTTCATGACCGCAGCCTAATCGCTCCCGGAGTCATGGCGGGAGGCGGTTGCACCGTCCCCGGTACGGTTGAGGCATGGGCAAGTTCGTGCTGATCGTCATCGGTCTGGCCCTGTTCGTCTACGCCCTGTTCGACCTGGTCGCGACGCCGCGTGAGCGCGTCCGCTACCTGCCCAAGCCGTTGTGGTTCGTCGTCGTGCTGGTCGTCGGCATCGGCCCGCTCCTGTGGCTGCTGATCGGCCGTGAGCGCGCGCTGCCGGGCGGTGGTCGTACGCGTCCGCCGCACCCGCCGAGCCCCGGCCCCCTCGGTCCCGACGACGACCCGGACTACCTCCGCGGCCTCTAGCCCGACCGCCAACTTTTGAAGCGTTGCGCAGGTTCCGACGCCGATTTGGCTGCGTAACGCTTCAAAAGTTGGCGCGTCCACAGGAAGTCCGGTGTGCGGGCGGCGCACACAGGTTCCGATTCGTCGTCAAGATCCTTTCGGCGCCCCCTGCATCGTCTGAGGATGCCCCTCATCCGCGACCTTCCGGCCGACCTGCAGGACGTCCCCTTCACCACGGCCACCGCCAGGAAGCGCGGCATCGGACGCGGGTGCTCGCCGGCAAACGGTGTCGCCAGCTGTTCCGGGGTGTCTGGGTCTCGGCGGACGTCGAGCTGACCTTCAGGCTCCTGCTCCATGCCGCCCGCCTGGCTCTGCCCCGCGACGCCGTCGTGAGCCACACCAGCGCCATGCGGCTGTACGGCCTCGAACCCCGCACCGGCCGGCACCCGCACCTCGAGTTCTCGACGACCCGCACGACGGTGACACGCCATGTGGGCATCGTGCTGCACCGCCGCCAACGCCGGATCTCGACTGTTGAGCTGGAGGGGCTTCCCGTGACCGGCCCCGAGCGCACTTTCGTCGACTGCGCGGGCCGGCTGACCTTCGTCGAGCTCGTCCAGCTCGGCGACTGGCTGATCCACACGGGGAGGACGACGTTCGACGCCCTCACCGCATACGCCCTCGATCGCCACCTGCACGGTGTGCGACGAGCGCGCAGGGCGGTCACGTACGTACGGGAGAACGTCGAATCGCCGATGGAGACCGTCATCCGACTGCTGCTCGTCTTTGCCCGACTGCCCGAGCCCAGGTGCAACGTCGTGCTCCTCGACGACGATGGACGCTTCCTGGGGAGAGGAGACCTGGTCCTCGATCGGTGGAAGGTGCTCATCGAGTACGACGGATGGCACCACGAACGATCGTCCGCACAGCGGCAGCAGGATATCCGGCGGCGAGAACGCATCGAGGCCGCGGGTTGGGTCGTCATCGTCATCACGTCGACAGACCTGAAGCGTCCTCAGGAGATTGCGTGGCGGGTGCACCGGGCGCTGAAGGCGCGGGGGTACACGGGACGCCCTCCGAGCATGAGCATCATGTGGCACCGCTGGTTCGCCTGACTCGACGACAACTTTTGAAGCGTTGCGCGCCTTCCCGTCGTCAGGAACCTGCGTAACGCTTCAAAAGTTGGCCGCCGGTCAGTCGTCCCAGCGGAAGACGCGGCTCGCCACGGCGGAGACGACGACGGCGAAGCCCAGGAGGATGACGATCGGCAGCACCGCCGACGACGGGCCCTCGCCGCGGACCATCGTGTCGAGCATGCCCTCGTTCAGGTGCTTGAGCGGCAGCACCTCGCTGACAGCCGTGACCCAGCCCGGTGCACCGTCGAGCGGGAAGAACGACCCCGACAGGAACGCCATCGGCAGCACCACGAAGTTGGCGATGCCGACCGCTGCCTCCTCGCTCTTGGCCACCGCACCGGCCAGCAGCCCGATCGCCATGAACGACAGCGTGCCAGCCGTGAGCAGCGGGACGATCATGGGCCACGAGCCGGTCAGCTGCAGGCCGAAGAGCGCCACGCCGACACCGATGAAGATCGCCGCCTGGACGGCCGCGATCGCGACGCTGACGGCGATCCGGGCGAGGACGACGGCCCAGGTGGGGACGGGGGCGAGGCGCAGGCGCCGCAGCAGCCCGTTCTTGCGCCAGACGACGAGGTTGGTGGCCGCACCGAACGTCGCACCGGAGGCGATCGCCCAGCCCATCAGCCCCGGCGTGAAGAACTGGATCGTCGACAGCGAGTCGTCCTCGACCCGGTCGCCCTTGAGCACGTACTTCGGCTGCTGGCCGGTGACGGCGATGTTGGCCGACTGCACGATGCCCTGGAACGTGCCCTGGACCGTCGCCGCCTTGACCTGGTCCGCCTGCGAGAAACGTACGACGAGGGTGTCGCCGCGCTGCGTGATCATGGCGTCGGCGTCGCCCTTGCGGACCTTGTGGATCGCCGCCTTCTCGTCGGTCGTGCGATGGATGTCGAGGCTCTCCTTGAGGTAGGCCCGGACCTCCTTGGGCGCGTCGTCGAGCACCGAGACCTTGCCGACCTGCTCGACGTCGATCTTCGAGCCGCCGGAGCCACCGAGCAGGCCACCGAAGAGCGCCAGGAACATCAGCGGGAAGATCACCGCGAAGAAGACCGCCATCTTGTCGCGGAAGAACCCCTTGAGCATCGCGACCGCGAGGCTCTTGAACGCTGTCGTACGGGGTGACGTCATGCTCGGTACTCCCGGCCGGTGAGGTCGAGGAACACGTCCTCGAGCGAGGCGCCCTTGACGCTCAGCCCGTCCAGCGCGTCACGGTGCGCGAGCTCGGTGAGGATCCGGGCGGGGTCGCGGGTCGTGATCGTCAGTCCCGACTCCTCGTCGGCCACGTCGTCGGAGCCGGCCATGGCCCGTGCTGCGTCGGCATCGAGCGTGCCCGGCGCGACACTGATGCGTACGGGAGCGTCGAGGCCGCGGACCAGGGCGGCAGGAGTGTCGAGCTCGAGGATCTTGCCGGCGTCCATGATCGCGACGCGGTCGCACAACGCCTCGGCCTCGTCCATGTAGTGCGTCGTCAGGATCACGGTGCGGCCGGAGTCGTTGATGCTGCGCAGCACGTCCCACAGGTTGCGGCGGGCCTGTGGGTCGAGCGCCGCGGTCGGCTCGTCGAGGAACACGACGTCGGGGTCGTGGATCAGCGCGCAGGCGATCGACAGCCTCTGCTTCTGCCCACCGGAGAGGTCCTCGGTGCGGTCGTCGGCCTTGTCGACCAGGCCGACCTGCTCGAGCATCTCGTCGGTACGCCCGGCGGCGACGCCGTAGAGCGCACCGAACGTGTCGAGCTGCTCGCGGGCCGTGAGCCGTTCGAAGAACGACGACGCCTGGAGCTGCACGCCCATGCGGCGTTGCAGCTCGGGCTCGCGCCTCGAGGGGACGTGGTCGTCGATGCGGACCGTGCCGGACTGCGGCTTGCGCAGCCCCTCGACCATCTCGAGCGTCGTGGTCTTGCCGGCACCGTTGGGTCCGAGCAGCCCGAAGAACTCCCCCGACGCCACCGTGAAGCTGACACCGTCGACCGCCCGCACGTCGCCGTACGTCATGACGAGGCCCTCGGCCGTGATCTCCGCGCCCATGGCCAAAGACCTTACTGGGCCATGGGCCGAGCGAGCGCAGCGAGCGAAGGCAGGCGCCTGCGCGAAGCGCAGCCCCGGTGAGGTACGAACCGCGGAAGCGGCGAGGAACGAGCCGCGCGCCCTATTTGGCGTACGAGTGCATCCCGGAGACGAACAGGTTGATGCCGACGAAGTTGAACACGAATGTCGCGAAGCCGATGAGCGCGATGATCGCTGCGGCCTTGCCCTTCCACCCGGCGGTCGCCCGCGCGTGGAGGTAGCCGGCGTAGACGACCCAGGTGATGAACGCCCAGACCTCCTTGGGGTCCCAGCCCCAGTAGCGGCCCCACGCGTACTGCGCCCAGATCGGCCCGGCGATCAGCGCGGCGAACGTCCAGATCGGGAACGCGAACGCGTGCACGCGGTAGGCGACCTGGTCGATCTTGGCCGACGGCGGGATGCGCCACAGGAAGCCGACGCGCTCCTCCTCGGGGGTCGTACGCTCGGCGCGCGCCTTGACGAGGTAGAGCACCGACGCGGCGGCACCGACGAGGAACGCCGAGCCGGAGATCATGGCGCCGAGGACGTGGATCACGAGCCAGTAGGAGTGCAGCGCCGGCACGAGCGGTCCGGGCGGCACGAACACGAGCGCCGACAGGCCGAGCACGACGGTGCCGAAGCCCGTGATGATCGGGCCGACCCAGTCGATCGCCCACATGCGGACCAGCACGATGTACGCCGTGAGGGCCATCAGGGTCGCGGCGCAGCCGAACTCGTACATGTTGCCCCACGGCACGCGCTGGGCCGAGAGCCCGCGGGCGATGACGCCGGCCAGCAGGACCAGCCAGGCCAGGCCCGTGAGGGAGAAGCCGATGCCGCCGGCAACGTCGCTGCGCTCGGAGGCGGTGTCCTCGGCCGATGGCGGCGCACCCTCGGCGGCGCCGGCGGTCACCAGCGCGCGGTCGGGGGCGATGCGCCGGGCGAAGCCCCACTGGGCGACGTACGCGACGAAGGCGAGGGCGAGGATGCCGGTGGCCGACGCGACGGCGTAGTTGGAGAACTGCTCGTACTGCGCAGCGGTCATGTCTTCTCCTCTGTCTCTCCAAGCAGTTCGCGGAACCGCTCGAGGAAGGCGTCCAGGTCGGCCGGCAGGTCGTCACGGGGGACGCGGTCCAGCACGGCGACATCCACCACGGTACGTGAACCGTCGCGGCGCGCCCTGATCCAGGTCCTGCGCGGCTTGATCGTCAGGGACGTGACGAGTCCCAGGAGCCCGGCGACGATGCCGATCAACGGCACCTGCACGCCCGGCGACGAGCTGATCTGGAACCGGGCGAACTGCCTGAGGTCGACGAACTCGATGGTCCCGCCGTTGGGCAGCTTCTGCGACTGGCCCTCCTGGAGGCTGACGCGGAAGCCCTTGTCGCCGTTCATGTACTGCTTCATCTTCGACTTGTCGAGGATGTAGACGGACTGCGGCGTCCCCTTGTCGAGGCCGAGGTCGCCGTGCCAGACGAACAGGCCGAGCAACGGGTTGGCCGCGGCCGGATAGACCGAGATCGACGCGCCGTTGGCACCGGTGGCGGCGGTCGGCAGGAAGAAGCCCTGGAAGCCGAGCTGCTCGGGCTCGGCATCGGGCACCTTGACGACACCGGTCGACGTGTAGGACGGGTCGTTGGGCAGGAACGGCACGGCCTCGTTGAAGACGACGTCGCCGTTGGCGTCGGTGATCTTGATGACCGGCGCGTAGCCCTGACCCACCAGGAACACCGAGGTGCTGCCGATCTCCAGCGGGTGGTTGACGGTGATGTCGAACGTACGTTGGGCAGCTCCGGGCTTCGACGTGTAGGTGCCCTGCGCGCGGAACAGCCGGGGGGCGCCGGCCTGCTGGCTGCCCAGCGGCTGGAACTTGGCGGTGAAGTTGTCGAGCTTGAGCGAGAACGGCGGCAGCTGGTCGGCCTTGAACAGCGACCCGGAGCCGAACTCGTCGTACTGCGTCAGGGAGTTGGCGAAGCCTTGGCCCTCGGTGACGATCGCCGAGCCGCGGTAGCCGAACAGCGTGCCCACGGCGACGCCGACCAGGACCACGACGACGCTGATGTGGAACACCAGGTTGCCGGCCTCGCGCAGGAAGCCACGCTCCGCGCTGAGCTCGCCGTCGACGACGTCGACCCGCGCCCGGCCGAGCGCGCGGCGACCGCCGATGAGCACCTCGTCGACCGGCGCCGACGTCTCGAACGACGCCGAGGCCGGCAACCGCGAGAAGTTCCGCGGCGCCTTGGGCGGCCGCGCCCGCAGGGCACGGAAGTAGACGAACGACCTCGGGACGATGCAGCCGATCAGCGACACCATCAGGAGCAGGTAGACCGCACTGAACCACGGCGACGTGTAGACGTTGAAGAATCCCAGCTTGTCGAGCGTCGGCGCACTCTTGGGGTGCTCGAGGAAGTACGCCTCGACAGCCCGCGCATCGACCCCGCGCTGCGGCACGAGCGAGCCCGGCACGGCGGCGATCGCCAGCAGGAGCAGGAGGAACAGCGCCGTACGCATCGACGTCAGCTGGCGCCAGAACCACCGGGTGAGCTCCCGGCGGCCGAGGGCGGGTACCGCGTTGCTGCTCATACCGCGCCCTCCAAGAAGAGCCCACGATACGGAGGCCGCGGCATGAGTGCTGCCACATGATTCACTCGCTGGCGCTCGCTCATACCGGCGCCTCGAATCCGGTGATCCAGGTCTGCATCTCGCCGACCAGGTCGTCCCAGCGACCGGTCACGAGCATGAGCCCCACCGCGATGAGCAGCGCGCCGCCGGCGATCGAGACAGCGCGCTGGTGCCGCTTGAACCACGAGACCGTACGCATGAACTTGCCGAAGCCGAGCGCCGCGAGCACGAACGGGATGCCGAGGCCGAGGCAGTAGACGAGGGCGAGGAACGCACCACGAGCCGCAGACGCGTCATCGTCCGCGAACGACAGGCTCAGCACCGCCGTCAGGGTCGGGCCGATGCACGGCGTCCAGCCGAGGCCGAAGAACACCCCGAGCAGCGGCGCGATCGCGAGACCGACGGTCGGCACGGCGTGCACGCGGGCCTCGCGCTGCATGAACGGGACGAGGCCGATGAAGGCGAGCCCCATGACGATGACCAGGATCCCGGTGACGATCGACAGGGTGTGCTGGTGCTCCTGGAGCCGCAGGCCGACGTTGCCGAACAGGGCACCGCCGAGCACGAACACGGCGCTGAAGCCGAGCACGAACAGCAGCGCCCCGGCCAGCAGCCGGCCGCGCCGCGCGGTCTCGAGATCCTGCGCCGCGACGCCCGAGACGTACGAGAGGTAGCCCGGCAGCAGCGGCAGCACGCACGGGGAGAAGAACGACACCAGGCCGGCGAGCATGGCGACCGGTGCGGCGAGGAGGAGGTTGCCCGAGAGTGCCGTGTCGCGGAACCAGTCCGTCACGACGTGCTCTTCTGGACGTCGTCGATGACTCCGGCCAGGGTCGAGGCGCTCAGCTTGTCGTCCATGATCCGCGCCGCGACGCGGCCCTTGGAGTCGATGACCCACGTCGTCGGGATCGCCTGGGTCGGCAGGGTCTTGACGAACTCGAGCTCGAGGCTGCCGCCCTCGTCGGCGAAGCTCGGGTAGGTGATGCCCTTCTTGCGGTTGAACGCGATCGCCGAGGACGTGTCGGGCGTACGGGTGAGCATGCCGATGAACTGCACGTCCTTGTCGGCGTACTGCTCCGAGAC harbors:
- a CDS encoding TlpA disulfide reductase family protein, whose product is MHLTKRTLRVMVAVGALVLLAACTGGGRDRNTDGYVGANGKFVTIVPVKDRKPAPKLEGDGLDGKPLSTADFAGKTLVVNLWGPWCAPCRAEAPALKEVSEQYADKDVQFIGMLTRTPDTSSAIAFNRKKGITYPSFADEGGSLELEFVKTLPTQAIPTTWVIDSKGRVAARIMDDKLSASTLAGVIDDVQKSTS